Genomic DNA from Streptomyces sp. GS7:
ACGCTGGAGCGGGTGCATGCCCCGGGTGGCCTGAGCAGTCTCGTCGCGCTCGTCCGGCAGCAGGACGGGGCGCCCGCGGCGCTGAAGTTCCCGGTGCCGGGGCGGGCCGCGGCGCAGGAGGCCGCGGCGCTGCGGGCGTGGGACGGCTGGGGCGCGGTGCGGCTGCTGCGGGCCGACGAGGCCGGTGGTGCGCTGCTGCTGGAGCGGTTGCAGGGCTCGGTGTCGCTGCGGTCGCTGCCGGAGTCCAAGGCGCTGCTGGAGGCGGCGGGCACGGTGCGGCGCCTGTGGGTGCCGCCGGGCGAGGGGCATCCGTTCGCGACGGTCGCGGAGCGGGTGACCGAGGACGCCAAGGCCCTGGGTGCGGCCGGGGAGTTCGCCGGGGCCGCGGCGCCGCTGGTCGAGGAGGCGCTGGAGCTGGGGCGGGCGCTGCCGGACGGGGCGCCGGAGGAGGTCCTGCTGCACGGGGCGTTCCGGCAGGGGAAGGTGCTGGCCGGCGAGCGGGTGCCCTGGCTGGCGGTGGGCCCGGCGCCGCTGGTCGGTGAGCGGGCGTACGACCTGGCGCGGCTGGTGCTGGACCGGTTCGAGGACCTGGTGGCCGGGTCGGGGGCGCCCGCGGCGGCCCGGCGGCGGGTGGCCAGGCTCGCGGACTCGCTGGAGGTGGACCGGGAGCGGCTGCGCGGCTGGACGCTGTACCGCGCGGTGCGCGCGGGGCTGCGCGAGTCGGCGGTGGGCGACCGGCAGCGGGGGGAACTGCTGCTGGAGTTCGCCGCGTACCTGTAGCGGACGCGTAAGGGCATAGTGAACGGGCCGGCCGGGGGTGCCCCGGCCGGCCCGTTCGCCGTGCCGTTACGCGCCGAGGCGGGCGACGGCCTCCTCGACCGTCAGCTCCTCGCGCTCGCCGGTGCGGCGGTCCTTGACCTCGACGACGCCCTCGCCGGCGCGGCGGCCGGCGACGACGATGGTCGGCACGCCGAGCAGTTCCGCGTCGGTGAACTTGACGCCGGGCGAGACGCCGGGGCGGTCGTCGACCAGGACCCGCAGGCCGGCGTCGCCGAGCCGGTCGCTGATCTCCAGGGCGAGTTCGGTCTGCTTGGCCTTGCCGGCGGCGACGACGTGGACGTCGGCCGGCGCCACCTCGCGCGGCCAGCACAGGCCCTTGTCGTCGGCGTGCTGCTCGGCCAGCGCGGCGACGGCGCGGGAGACGCCGATGCCGTACGAGCCCATGGTCACCCGGACCGGCTTGCCGTTCTGGCCGAGCACGTCGAGCTGGAAGGCGTCGGCGTACTTGCGGCCCAGCTGGAAGATGTGGCCGATCTCGATGGCGCGGTCCAGCTTGAGGCCGGTGCCGCAGGCCGGGCAGGGGTCGCCCTCCTGCACCACGACGACGTCGACGTACTCGTCGACCTCGAAGTCGCGCCCGGCGACGACGTTCCTGGCGTGCACGCCTTCCTTGTTGGCGCCGGTGATCCACGCGGTGCCGGGGGCGATGCGCGGGTCGGCGAGGTACCTGACCTTCTCCAGGCCCTGCGGGCCCACGTAACCGCGGACCAGGTCGTCGCGGTCCACGAAGTCCTCGGCGGTCACCAGCTCGACGGCGGCCGGGGCGAAGTGCGCCTCGACCTTGTCCATGTCGACCTCGCGGTCGCCGGGCACACCCACGGCCACGATCTCGTGCGCGGCGCCGGCCGCTGATGTCTCAGTGACCTTCACCAGGAGGTTCTTGAGGGTGGCGGAGGCCGGTACGCCGAGGTGCGCGGCGAGCGTCTCGATGGTCGGGGTGTCCGGGGTGGGGATCTCCTCCGCCGCGGGCACACCGGCCGCGTCCACCGGCTTCAGGGCGTAGGTGATCGCCTCGGTGTTGGCCGCGTAGTCGCAGTTCGGGCAGTCGGCGAAGGTGTCCTCGCCGGCGGCGGCCGGGGCCAGGAACTCCTCCGACTTGGAGCCGCCCATGGCGCCGGCGGTGGCGGCGCAGATGCGGTATTCGAGGCCGAGGCGCTCGAAGATCCGCTGGTAGGCGGCGCGGTGCAGCGCGTAGGACTCGGCGAGACCCTCGTCGGCGGTGTCGAAGGAGTACGAGTCCTTCATCTGGAACTCACGGCCGCGCAGGATGCCGGCGCGCGGGCGGGCCTCGTCGCGGTACTTGGTCTGGATCTGGTAGAGGATCACCGGCAGGTCCTTGTAGGACGTGCACTGGTCCTTCACCAGCTGGGTGAAGATCTCCTCGTGGGTGGGACCGAGGAGGTAGTCGCCGCCCTTGCGGTCCTTGAGGCGGAACAGCTCGGCGCCGTACTCGTCCCAGCGGCCGGTCGCGTCGTACGGCTCCCTCGGCAGCAGGGCGGGCAGCAGGACCTCCTGGCCGCCGATGGCGTCCATCTCCTCGCGCACGATCCGCTCGACGTTGGCGAGGACCTTCTTGCCGAGCGGCAGCCAGGACCAGACACCGGCGGCGGTGCGGCGCACGAAACCGGCGCGCACCAGGAGCTTGTGGCTGAGCACCTCGGCGTCGGCCGGGTCGTCGCGCAGTGTCTTGATCATCAAGCGGGACATGCGCTGGACCTGTGCGGCGTTGGCCATGGGAGTTTCTCCTGCGTAAGAAAGGTGACTCCCTGGAGGTTAGCTGCACGGGAGTGGCGCACGGAAATGCGTATCCGCTGCGCTTTGCCGGCTGCCCACGTTGTCGGCTTTCCCGTCGTTCCGCTGCGCTTCGCCAGCTGCCCACGTTGTCGGCTTTCCCGCCGTGGGGGTTTGTGTTGTTGCGCCTGCGGCGCGGAGCCGCTGCGCGGGGCCCGCCTCCCACGTTGTCGGGTGCCCCGCCGTGGTGGTTTTTGTCCGCTGCGCGGGGCTTTCGGGGTGCGGTGACGGTCCTCCGGGGCGGGGTGTCCGGACTGCTTCGCTTTACGTCCGGACACCCCGCCCCTCCGGCCCGTCCCCTCCCGTGGGTGGGAAACGGAGGGCGGGGGTGTACGTCGGTGGTCCGGTGCGGGGCTGGTCAGGGGCGCTTGAGGGGGAGGGGGGCGCCCATCACCGCGTAGGGCATGGGGGCGCTCGGGAAGAGCACGCGGCGGGCGATGTCCTCGTAGCCGAGGGAGCGGTACAGGCCGCGGGCCGGGCTCTCGATGTCGATGGCCGAGAGGATGCTGCGGGGTTCGGCGGCCTCGTCGGTGATGCGGGTGATCAGCGCGCGGCCGATGCCCCGGTGCTGGTAGGCGGGATGGACGTGGAGTTCGGTGATGACGAAGGAGTCGTCGAGCCAGTGGTCCAGGCCCTGGCTGCGCAGATAGGGCTCGACGACGGTGGACCACCAGTGGTTGCGGTCGTTGGGCATGCCGTAGACGAAGCCGATGAGCCGGCCGGCGGGGGTGGTGGCGCCGAGGGCGCGGGCGCCGGTGCAGCCGAGGTGGCGCAGCACGATGTGCCGGCGGACGGCGATCTCGTCGTCACCGAGGCCGAAGGCGAGGGCCTGTACGGCCAGCGCGTCGTCCACGCGGGCAGCGAGATCGAGGGGGCCGACCGCGACGTCATCCATGGTCGGAGCGTACAAGGCGGCGGCTCAGAACAGTACGCTCATGAATGCGCCGACTTCCTCGAAGCCCACCCGGCGGTAGGCGGCGCGGGCGGCGGTGTTGAAGTCGTTCACATAGAGGCTGACGACCGGGGCGACGTCGCTGAGGGCGTAGCGCAGGACGGCGGCCATACCGGTTTCGGACAGGCCCTTGCCGCGGTGCTCGGGGGCGACCCAGACGCCCTGGATCTGGCAGGCGAGCGGGGTGGCGGCGCCGATCTCGGCCTTGAAGACGACCTTGCCGTCCTCGATGCGGGCGAACGACCGGCCGGCTCCGACGAGTTCGGCGACCCGGGCCTGGTAGAGCAGGCCGCCGTCGCCGGCCATCGGGGAGATGCCGACCTCTTCGGTGAACATGGCCACGCACGCCGGCATGATCAGGTCCAGCTCGTTCTTGCCGATCCGCCGGACGTACGGGTCGGGGGCGATCTCGGCGGACGGGCTGCGGGTGACCATCAGGGGCTGGTGGGCGCGGATCTCGCGGGCGGGTCCCCAGTGGGGCTCCAGCAGGGACCACAGTTCGGCGGTGGGGCCGGCCGGGCCGACGATGGAGGAGCAGCGGCGGCCCTGGCGGCGGGCGCGCTCGGCGAAGCCGCGGACGGCTTCGGGGGTGGCGCAGACGGGGACGAGGTTGGCGCCGGCGTAGCAGAGGGATTCCAGCCGGCCGCCGACGTACCAGCCCCACATCTCGCCGCCGAGCCGCCAGGGGTCGAGGCCGGCGACCTGGACACGGGCTGCGACGAAAGCGTTGGCGACCGGTTCGCGGTCCAGGACGGCGAGGGCCGAATCGAGCTCCCCGGGCTCCAGAACCTTGATGGCGGTGGTCGTCAGCACGTGTCGGAAAGCCTCACCGGTACGGGCCTGGGAGGCCAGGCGGGAGCAGGTCCTGGCACTGTACCTCCACCTGCGCAAAAGCACCTGGCCTGCTGTGTACGGGCTTTCGCGGGGGCGTGCGGGAGTGCGCGCGGGCGCGCACGAGCCCCGCGGCCCGGGGGGGCGGCGGGGCTCGCGAAGGGAGGGGGTCAGCCCGCGGTGGTGACGACCGGCTCGCCGGAGGCGACGCCGTCGGCCTCCATCTGCGCGGCGATCTTCATGGCCTCTTCGATGAGGGTCTCGACGATCTTCGACTCGGGGACGGTCTTGATGACCTCGCCCTTGACGAAGATCTGGCCCTTGCCGTTGCCGGAGGCGACGCCGAGGTCGGCCTCGCGGGCCTCGCCGGGGCCGTTGACGACGCAGCCCATGACGGCGACGCGCAGCGGGACCTCCATGCCCTCCAGGCCCGCGGTGACCTCGTCGGCGAGCTTGTAGACGTCGACCTGGGCGCGGCCGCAGGACGGGCAGGAGACGATCTCCAGGCGGCGCGGCCGGAGGTTGAGGGACTCCAGGATCTGGATGCCGACCTTGACCTCCTCGACGGGCGG
This window encodes:
- a CDS encoding aminoglycoside phosphotransferase family protein; amino-acid sequence: MATAPIEPPQRLLGALGGDQEGPVRAWLEALPALVQQRLDAWELTLERVHAPGGLSSLVALVRQQDGAPAALKFPVPGRAAAQEAAALRAWDGWGAVRLLRADEAGGALLLERLQGSVSLRSLPESKALLEAAGTVRRLWVPPGEGHPFATVAERVTEDAKALGAAGEFAGAAAPLVEEALELGRALPDGAPEEVLLHGAFRQGKVLAGERVPWLAVGPAPLVGERAYDLARLVLDRFEDLVAGSGAPAAARRRVARLADSLEVDRERLRGWTLYRAVRAGLRESAVGDRQRGELLLEFAAYL
- a CDS encoding proline--tRNA ligase translates to MANAAQVQRMSRLMIKTLRDDPADAEVLSHKLLVRAGFVRRTAAGVWSWLPLGKKVLANVERIVREEMDAIGGQEVLLPALLPREPYDATGRWDEYGAELFRLKDRKGGDYLLGPTHEEIFTQLVKDQCTSYKDLPVILYQIQTKYRDEARPRAGILRGREFQMKDSYSFDTADEGLAESYALHRAAYQRIFERLGLEYRICAATAGAMGGSKSEEFLAPAAAGEDTFADCPNCDYAANTEAITYALKPVDAAGVPAAEEIPTPDTPTIETLAAHLGVPASATLKNLLVKVTETSAAGAAHEIVAVGVPGDREVDMDKVEAHFAPAAVELVTAEDFVDRDDLVRGYVGPQGLEKVRYLADPRIAPGTAWITGANKEGVHARNVVAGRDFEVDEYVDVVVVQEGDPCPACGTGLKLDRAIEIGHIFQLGRKYADAFQLDVLGQNGKPVRVTMGSYGIGVSRAVAALAEQHADDKGLCWPREVAPADVHVVAAGKAKQTELALEISDRLGDAGLRVLVDDRPGVSPGVKFTDAELLGVPTIVVAGRRAGEGVVEVKDRRTGEREELTVEEAVARLGA
- a CDS encoding GNAT family N-acetyltransferase is translated as MDDVAVGPLDLAARVDDALAVQALAFGLGDDEIAVRRHIVLRHLGCTGARALGATTPAGRLIGFVYGMPNDRNHWWSTVVEPYLRSQGLDHWLDDSFVITELHVHPAYQHRGIGRALITRITDEAAEPRSILSAIDIESPARGLYRSLGYEDIARRVLFPSAPMPYAVMGAPLPLKRP
- a CDS encoding GNAT family N-acetyltransferase, which encodes MLTTTAIKVLEPGELDSALAVLDREPVANAFVAARVQVAGLDPWRLGGEMWGWYVGGRLESLCYAGANLVPVCATPEAVRGFAERARRQGRRCSSIVGPAGPTAELWSLLEPHWGPAREIRAHQPLMVTRSPSAEIAPDPYVRRIGKNELDLIMPACVAMFTEEVGISPMAGDGGLLYQARVAELVGAGRSFARIEDGKVVFKAEIGAATPLACQIQGVWVAPEHRGKGLSETGMAAVLRYALSDVAPVVSLYVNDFNTAARAAYRRVGFEEVGAFMSVLF